In Flavobacterium sp., a single window of DNA contains:
- a CDS encoding glyceraldehyde-3-phosphate dehydrogenase, with translation MNKNSLYQKEVSLQVDRRRAGVELIKVISDLWYDKSIEMVLFKNQLLDKNVSDIINLHQYAGEFVGKPITIFDSVEIAKVVLSLDLPPAKIDLGKLTYEYRLEDEKYPDARYFVIEKLKKAKTSKEILPKDVVLYGFGRIGRLLARELMSKTGKGNQLRLRAIVTRDKNDASTLEKRASLLRYDSIHGDFQGSVIADPKNNALIINGTTVHIITANSPEEIDYTQYEINDALLIDNTGAYTTEEALKRHLKSNGIDKVLLTAPGKGVPNIVYGVNHNEYNPDEVNIFSAASCTTNAITPVLKAVEDTLGVTKGHLETIHSYTNDQNLVDNMHRKYRRGRAAALNMVITETGAGSAVAKALPSLEGKLTSNAIRVPVPNGSLVVLNLEVKKATSIVGVNKIMKKYALEGELVEQIKYSLNNELVSSDIVGTSAPSIYDSNATIVSKDGKNIVLYIWYDNEYGYSHQVIRLAKYIAKVRRYTYY, from the coding sequence ATGAATAAAAATTCTTTATACCAAAAAGAGGTATCATTACAAGTCGACCGAAGAAGAGCTGGTGTCGAATTAATTAAAGTAATTAGTGATTTATGGTATGACAAATCCATTGAAATGGTTTTATTTAAAAACCAGCTGTTGGATAAAAATGTTAGTGATATTATTAATCTTCACCAATATGCAGGTGAGTTTGTGGGCAAACCTATTACGATTTTTGACTCTGTAGAAATAGCCAAAGTTGTTCTGTCTTTGGATCTTCCGCCTGCAAAAATTGATCTTGGTAAATTAACTTATGAATATCGTTTAGAAGACGAAAAATACCCTGATGCAAGATATTTTGTTATCGAAAAATTAAAAAAGGCAAAAACATCAAAAGAAATTCTTCCTAAAGATGTTGTTCTTTATGGTTTTGGAAGAATCGGGCGTTTATTAGCGAGAGAATTAATGTCTAAAACCGGAAAAGGAAATCAGTTACGACTTAGAGCTATTGTAACTCGTGATAAAAATGATGCATCAACTTTAGAAAAACGAGCTTCATTATTGCGTTATGATTCTATTCACGGAGATTTTCAAGGATCTGTAATTGCTGATCCAAAAAATAATGCTCTAATCATTAACGGAACTACAGTTCATATTATTACAGCAAATTCTCCAGAAGAAATCGATTATACTCAATACGAAATTAACGACGCTTTATTGATCGACAATACAGGTGCTTATACTACTGAAGAAGCTTTAAAAAGACATTTAAAATCTAATGGAATTGACAAAGTTTTATTAACTGCTCCAGGGAAAGGAGTTCCTAATATTGTTTATGGCGTAAATCACAACGAATACAATCCTGATGAAGTTAACATTTTTTCAGCAGCTTCATGTACAACTAATGCCATTACTCCAGTATTAAAAGCTGTTGAGGATACTTTAGGTGTTACAAAAGGCCATTTAGAAACCATTCATTCTTATACAAACGATCAGAATCTGGTTGACAATATGCACAGAAAATACCGTCGAGGAAGAGCCGCTGCTTTAAATATGGTTATTACTGAAACCGGAGCCGGAAGTGCCGTTGCAAAAGCTTTACCTTCTTTAGAAGGAAAATTAACTTCAAATGCCATACGAGTTCCTGTACCTAATGGATCTTTGGTTGTTTTAAATTTAGAAGTTAAAAAAGCGACTTCGATTGTCGGCGTTAATAAAATCATGAAAAAATATGCTCTTGAGGGAGAACTGGTAGAGCAAATTAAATATTCATTAAATAACGAATTGGTGTCATCTGATATCGTTGGAACTTCAGCTCCGTCTATTTATGACAGCAACGCCACTATCGTTTCTAAAGACGGAAAAAACATTGTTCTTTATATATGGTACGATAATGAATATGGCTATAGTCATCAGGTAATTCGTCTTGCAAAATATATTGCCAAAGTAAGACGTTATACTTATTATTAA
- a CDS encoding Lrp/AsnC family transcriptional regulator: MALDEIDKKILRLLQEDAHYTLKDIANKINLSLTPVHDRVKRLEKEGVIEKYVTLLDKKKLGNNLTVYCQVTLTKQTYDTSEGFNQSILNLPEVVECNYVSGNFDYMLKIIIPDMESYHHFHQKKLSVLPEVSLINTVFVISEVKSTTVLPI; encoded by the coding sequence ATGGCTTTAGATGAAATTGACAAAAAAATCTTACGTCTTCTTCAGGAAGATGCACATTACACTTTAAAAGATATTGCAAACAAAATAAATTTGTCTCTAACACCTGTTCATGATCGGGTTAAACGTCTTGAAAAAGAAGGTGTTATAGAGAAATATGTGACACTTTTAGATAAGAAAAAATTAGGTAATAATTTAACGGTTTACTGTCAGGTTACACTAACAAAACAGACTTATGATACTTCCGAAGGATTTAATCAGTCGATTTTGAATTTACCAGAAGTCGTGGAATGTAATTATGTTTCAGGAAACTTTGATTATATGCTGAAAATTATAATTCCGGATATGGAAAGTTACCATCATTTCCATCAAAAGAAATTATCTGTACTGCCCGAAGTTTCACTCATTAATACTGTTTTTGTAATTTCTGAAGTAAAAAGCACAACAGTACTTCCTATTTAA